Proteins encoded by one window of Streptomyces sp. LX-29:
- a CDS encoding (2,3-dihydroxybenzoyl)adenylate synthase, with the protein MSYQTPTWPAEFAERYRAAGWWRGETFGQLLRDRAEAHPDRIAIIDPLRDLRWTYGELDLRADRLAAGFAARGIAPGDKVVVQLPNVAEFFEVVFALFRIGALPVFALPAHRETEIGYFCSFTEAAAYVIWAEDRDRPGDRYDSFDYRGLAATVRDQVPTLRHVFVAGDGDPGAFEALADVAADPVPSTGPAPGDLAFLQLSGGSTGVPKLIPRTHDDYIYSLRGSNEICGVDEHSVFLCVLPASHNFPLSSPGTLGALYAGARVVLCPRPDPETAFRLIERERVTLTGLVPPLALLWTEAGRQTSYDLSSLQVLLVGGAKFSEEAARRVRPSLGCTLQQVFGMAEGLVNYTRLDDPVETIVTTQGRPISPDDEIRIVDDEDVEVPDGTTGHLLTRGPYTIRGYWMAPEHNARAFTEDGFYRTGDIVRRTETGHLVVEGRAKDQINRGGEKIAAEEVENHILAHPAVHDANVVAVPDPYLGERTCAYVILRADAEPVKPIAIKKFVRQRGLAAYKVPDRVEFVDAFPQTGVGKVSKKDLRAAARTPDPR; encoded by the coding sequence ATGAGCTACCAGACCCCGACCTGGCCGGCCGAGTTCGCCGAGCGCTACCGCGCGGCCGGCTGGTGGCGCGGCGAGACGTTCGGACAGCTGCTGCGTGACCGCGCGGAGGCCCACCCCGACCGGATCGCGATCATCGATCCCCTGCGCGACCTCCGCTGGACCTACGGTGAGTTGGACCTCCGCGCGGACCGCCTCGCGGCCGGCTTCGCGGCCCGCGGCATCGCCCCCGGCGACAAGGTCGTGGTGCAGCTGCCGAACGTGGCCGAGTTCTTCGAGGTCGTCTTCGCCCTGTTCCGGATCGGCGCACTTCCGGTCTTCGCGCTCCCCGCGCACCGCGAGACGGAGATCGGCTACTTCTGCTCGTTCACCGAGGCGGCCGCGTACGTCATCTGGGCGGAGGACCGCGACCGCCCGGGCGACCGGTACGACTCGTTCGACTACCGGGGGCTGGCCGCGACGGTGCGGGACCAGGTGCCCACCCTGCGGCATGTCTTCGTCGCGGGCGACGGCGACCCCGGCGCGTTCGAAGCGCTGGCCGACGTGGCCGCCGACCCGGTGCCGTCGACCGGTCCGGCCCCCGGCGACCTGGCCTTCCTCCAGCTGTCCGGCGGCAGCACCGGCGTACCCAAGCTCATCCCGCGCACCCACGACGACTACATCTACTCGCTGCGCGGCTCCAACGAGATCTGCGGCGTCGACGAGCACAGCGTCTTCCTGTGTGTGCTCCCGGCCTCGCACAACTTCCCGCTCAGCTCCCCGGGCACGCTGGGCGCGCTGTACGCGGGCGCCCGGGTGGTGCTGTGCCCGCGGCCCGACCCGGAGACGGCCTTCCGGCTCATCGAGCGCGAGCGGGTCACCCTCACCGGGCTGGTGCCGCCGTTGGCGCTGCTGTGGACGGAGGCCGGCCGGCAGACCTCGTACGACCTGAGCAGCCTCCAGGTGCTGCTGGTGGGTGGGGCGAAGTTCAGCGAGGAGGCGGCGCGGCGGGTGCGCCCCTCGCTCGGCTGCACCCTCCAGCAGGTCTTCGGGATGGCCGAGGGGCTGGTCAACTACACCCGGCTGGACGACCCCGTGGAGACCATCGTCACCACCCAGGGCCGACCGATCTCCCCCGACGACGAGATCAGGATCGTCGACGACGAGGACGTCGAGGTGCCGGACGGCACGACCGGGCACCTGCTCACCCGCGGCCCGTACACCATCCGCGGCTACTGGATGGCCCCCGAGCACAACGCGCGGGCCTTCACCGAGGACGGCTTCTACCGCACCGGCGACATCGTGCGGCGCACCGAGACCGGGCACCTGGTGGTCGAGGGGCGGGCCAAGGACCAGATCAACCGCGGTGGCGAGAAGATCGCCGCCGAGGAGGTGGAGAACCACATCCTGGCCCACCCGGCGGTGCACGACGCCAACGTCGTGGCCGTACCCGACCCGTATCTGGGCGAACGCACCTGCGCCTATGTGATCCTGCGGGCCGACGCGGAGCCGGTGAAGCCGATCGCGATCAAGAAGTTCGTCCGCCAACGGGGTCTGGCCGCCTACAAGGTGCCCGACCGCGTGGAGTTCGTCGACGCCTTCCCGCAGACCGGGGTGGGGAAGGTGTCCAAGAAGGATCTGCGCGCCGCCGCGCGGACGCCCGATCCCCGGTGA
- a CDS encoding isochorismatase family protein, whose translation MALPAIAPYPMPSPAELPENRVSWTVDASRAVLLIHDLQNYFLSAFTADASPVPELLDHVSRLKKEAERLGVPVVYTAQPGGQTPVERGLQQDFWGPGLPADPTASAIAEQVAPGPDDTVLTKWKYSAFVRTDLLEQLHERGRDQLVITGVYAHIGVLMTACDAWMRDIQAFVVADAVADFSARDHRMALEWAAGRCAVVTTTDTVFKED comes from the coding sequence ATGGCCCTGCCCGCCATCGCCCCCTACCCCATGCCGTCGCCGGCCGAGCTGCCGGAGAACCGCGTCTCCTGGACCGTCGACGCGTCCCGCGCGGTGCTGCTGATCCACGATCTGCAGAACTACTTCCTCTCGGCGTTCACCGCCGACGCCTCGCCCGTCCCCGAACTCCTCGACCACGTCAGCCGCTTGAAGAAGGAGGCGGAGCGGCTGGGCGTGCCGGTCGTCTACACGGCGCAGCCGGGCGGCCAGACTCCGGTCGAGCGGGGGCTCCAGCAGGACTTCTGGGGGCCGGGGCTGCCGGCGGACCCGACGGCCTCGGCGATCGCGGAGCAGGTGGCGCCGGGTCCGGACGACACCGTGCTGACCAAGTGGAAGTACAGCGCCTTCGTCCGCACCGATCTGCTGGAGCAGCTCCACGAGCGGGGCCGCGACCAGCTCGTCATCACCGGCGTCTACGCCCACATCGGCGTGCTGATGACCGCCTGCGACGCGTGGATGCGGGACATCCAGGCGTTCGTGGTCGCCGACGCCGTGGCGGACTTCTCGGCGCGCGACCACCGCATGGCGCTGGAGTGGGCGGCCGGCAGGTGCGCCGTCGTCACCACCACCGACACGGTCTTCAAGGAGGACTGA
- a CDS encoding 2,3-dihydro-2,3-dihydroxybenzoate dehydrogenase, translating to MPGHIPDGQGEFAGRIALVTGAGQGIGEAVAHALATLGARVAATDRSPDGIAALAESWAKERAASGASGTITAYELDVTDGAAVEATVETVERELGPVDTLVNVAGILRTAEAVELTDQDWADSFAVNTTGVFHTSRAVAARMATRRSGCIVTVGSNAAGVPRTGMAAYAASKAAATMFTKCLGLELARSGVRCNVVAPGSTDTPMQRQLWTGPQSSRRVVDGDPASYRTGIPLGRLAQPQDIADAVVFLASDRARHITMQDLYVDGGATLR from the coding sequence ATGCCTGGGCATATACCGGACGGCCAAGGGGAGTTCGCGGGCCGGATCGCCCTCGTCACCGGCGCCGGCCAGGGCATCGGCGAGGCCGTGGCCCATGCGCTCGCCACCCTGGGCGCGCGCGTCGCCGCCACCGACCGGTCTCCGGACGGGATCGCCGCGCTGGCCGAGTCCTGGGCGAAGGAACGCGCGGCGAGCGGTGCGTCCGGCACCATCACCGCCTACGAACTCGACGTCACCGACGGGGCGGCCGTCGAGGCCACCGTCGAGACCGTCGAACGCGAACTGGGCCCCGTGGACACCCTGGTGAACGTCGCCGGAATCCTCCGCACCGCCGAGGCCGTCGAACTCACCGACCAGGACTGGGCGGACTCCTTCGCGGTCAACACCACGGGGGTCTTCCACACCTCCCGCGCGGTCGCCGCCAGGATGGCGACCCGGCGCTCCGGATGCATCGTCACCGTCGGCTCCAACGCGGCCGGCGTCCCCCGCACCGGCATGGCCGCTTACGCCGCGTCCAAGGCGGCCGCCACCATGTTCACCAAGTGCCTCGGCCTTGAGCTCGCCCGTAGCGGGGTGCGGTGCAACGTGGTCGCCCCCGGCTCGACCGACACCCCGATGCAGCGTCAGCTGTGGACCGGTCCGCAGTCGTCGCGCCGGGTCGTCGACGGCGACCCGGCGAGTTATCGCACCGGCATCCCGCTGGGACGGCTGGCGCAACCGCAGGACATCGCGGACGCCGTCGTCTTCCTCGCCTCCGACCGGGCCCGGCACATCACCATGCAGGACCTGTACGTCGACGGCGGCGCCACCCTGCGCTGA
- the fes gene encoding enterochelin esterase, with amino-acid sequence MPSPVLSPALRALADAVRTGTPRAEEEFWRHVETTGTPLVEPDPDGDPARRLVTFLWRDDPDRPAGDVLALLHTVTDKDRHAGDLVPHLMTRLPGTGVWAIGHRLRADHRASYQFYVSHGPREEALRADRASWRRVLDLALPDPFNSDPPLPARDGRHPASVMALDEAPPQPWTARRADPARGTHRDEELDGRRVTVHLPAGHRADGGPYPVVVLLDGEMWGPVLGVGDTLDNLLADGRIPPTVTLLVDSMGRRHEDLSCSDAFVDWLADRLLPWAARQHAADEDPERTVIAGQSAGGLTAAFAAYRRPERFGNVLAQSGSFWWPDDEASESGGEWLTGRYAACERLPVRFHLEVGLQEWMLLAQNRRLRDVLRERGYDLTYEEFNGGHDYACWRGGLASGLAGLLGSS; translated from the coding sequence GTGCCGAGCCCTGTGCTGAGCCCCGCGCTGCGCGCCCTGGCCGACGCCGTACGCACCGGAACACCCCGCGCGGAGGAGGAGTTCTGGCGGCACGTCGAGACCACCGGAACCCCGCTCGTGGAGCCCGATCCCGACGGCGATCCGGCCCGCCGGCTGGTCACGTTCCTCTGGCGGGACGACCCGGACCGCCCGGCCGGCGACGTGCTGGCGCTGCTGCACACCGTCACGGACAAGGACCGGCACGCGGGCGACCTGGTGCCCCACCTGATGACGCGGCTGCCCGGCACCGGCGTCTGGGCGATCGGCCACCGGCTGCGCGCCGACCACCGCGCCTCCTACCAGTTCTACGTCTCCCACGGTCCGCGCGAGGAGGCGCTCCGCGCCGACCGGGCGTCCTGGCGACGCGTCCTGGACCTGGCCCTGCCCGATCCCTTCAACTCCGACCCGCCGCTTCCGGCGCGCGACGGGCGCCACCCCGCGTCCGTGATGGCGCTGGACGAGGCGCCTCCACAGCCCTGGACGGCACGCCGCGCCGACCCGGCCCGCGGCACCCACAGGGACGAGGAGTTGGACGGGCGGCGGGTCACCGTCCATCTGCCCGCCGGCCACCGGGCGGACGGCGGACCCTACCCGGTGGTGGTGCTGCTGGACGGCGAGATGTGGGGGCCGGTGCTCGGCGTGGGCGACACCCTCGACAACCTCCTCGCCGACGGCCGTATTCCCCCCACCGTCACCCTTCTGGTGGATTCCATGGGCCGTCGCCACGAGGACCTCTCCTGCTCCGACGCGTTCGTCGACTGGCTCGCCGACCGCCTGCTGCCCTGGGCGGCCCGGCAGCACGCCGCGGACGAGGACCCGGAGCGCACGGTGATCGCCGGCCAGAGCGCCGGCGGACTCACCGCCGCGTTCGCCGCGTACCGCAGGCCCGAGCGGTTCGGCAACGTGCTCGCGCAGTCCGGCTCCTTCTGGTGGCCGGACGACGAGGCGTCCGAGAGCGGCGGGGAGTGGCTGACCGGCCGCTACGCGGCCTGCGAGCGGCTGCCGGTCCGCTTCCACCTGGAGGTGGGGCTCCAGGAGTGGATGCTGCTCGCGCAGAACCGTCGGCTGCGCGACGTCCTGCGCGAGCGCGGATACGACCTGACCTACGAGGAGTTCAACGGCGGGCACGACTACGCGTGCTGGCGCGGCGGCCTCGCCAGCGGACTGGCCGGGCTGTTGGGCAGCTCGTAG
- the fhuB gene encoding Fe(3+)-hydroxamate ABC transporter permease FhuB: MTLPRVGPKTQDGQPDDRAAPAASAALDVPVPGRAAAPEIADEGPAGGPDEGPRGGAGARTVRVATLALTATVLVLTALSLSIGAGEVGPGQVMAYLLDRGGARADARLDLVVGDLRLPRTLTALLVGAALGVAGCLLQAVTRNPLAETGLLGVNAGASLGVVAGIAFLGAETGYAYLVCAFGGAVVASGLVLLIAGRGGGSPMRLVLAGSALGATFGGLTSVIVVNSAETYDRFRFWVLGSLAGVEGFGELKRLAPVLVAGFLVALLVARPLSALALGDDLARGLGHRPPVIRTVVAVGVTLLTAAAVALAGPISFLGLLAGFLARAVAGPRLSARLLLSGLIGAGVLTTADILARVVSRPFEAPVSVIVALIGAPVLIGIVRSRQFAALGLTEPATEDGPAGGGRPTALRRLTARCLPARFQPGRSLPARRGRPAATAAVVKASGVEASGAGAPGVEAPGAEAKPDAAVPGLVTPVVGATSCVEAPGTEASGTEALGGATPGVGARAVQASGGAVPARETPDAVRPPDSLLLRRGPLSLLVPRRAAVAVLMLAALLTATVVLSAYAGQSDMSVSRTFRAVFGYGDHFDVLLVQEFRLGRIVAGLAAGAALGLAGCLTQTLARNRLATPELLGVNDGATAAVLLSVSLSASGTFGAWWAGPLGALAAVLVVTTVSGGLGQRGYRVLVVGMAMSALASAATQVVLSRRSLNSASSLYVWTSGSLNGRGYGVAGPVLIGLAVLVPLTLAVARNLGVLRFDDATSASLGVNPGRTRTICLALAVALAGLAVGICGPVGFVALASPVIASRLAGPLRVPVIGSMLVGATLVVLADTLGRIAFDGVEIPVGVVTTVLGGPFLLWVLLGRSAATRV; this comes from the coding sequence ATGACCTTGCCGCGAGTGGGCCCGAAGACTCAGGACGGGCAGCCGGATGACCGCGCCGCCCCGGCGGCCAGCGCCGCCTTGGACGTCCCCGTCCCAGGGCGAGCCGCCGCCCCGGAGATCGCGGACGAAGGCCCGGCCGGGGGACCGGACGAAGGCCCGCGCGGTGGCGCCGGGGCCCGCACCGTACGGGTCGCCACCCTCGCGCTCACCGCCACCGTCCTGGTCCTCACCGCGCTGTCGCTCTCCATAGGGGCCGGCGAGGTCGGCCCCGGGCAGGTGATGGCCTACCTGTTGGATCGCGGTGGTGCTCGCGCCGACGCCCGACTCGACCTGGTCGTCGGCGATCTGCGGCTGCCCCGCACCCTGACCGCGCTGCTGGTGGGTGCCGCGCTCGGCGTCGCGGGCTGTCTGCTCCAGGCCGTCACCCGCAACCCGCTCGCCGAGACCGGGCTGCTCGGCGTCAACGCGGGCGCCTCGCTCGGCGTGGTGGCGGGCATCGCCTTCCTCGGCGCCGAGACCGGATACGCCTATCTGGTCTGCGCGTTCGGCGGCGCCGTCGTCGCCAGCGGGCTGGTGCTGCTCATCGCCGGCCGCGGTGGCGGCTCGCCGATGCGGCTGGTGCTCGCGGGCTCCGCGCTCGGCGCCACCTTCGGCGGCCTCACCAGCGTGATCGTGGTCAACTCCGCGGAGACCTATGACAGGTTCCGCTTCTGGGTGCTCGGCTCGCTCGCCGGCGTCGAGGGGTTCGGCGAGCTGAAGCGGCTCGCCCCGGTGCTCGTCGCCGGGTTCCTGGTCGCCCTGCTGGTGGCGCGCCCGCTCTCCGCCCTCGCCCTCGGTGACGACCTCGCCCGCGGGCTGGGGCACCGGCCGCCGGTCATCCGGACGGTGGTGGCCGTCGGCGTCACCCTGCTCACCGCCGCCGCCGTGGCGCTGGCCGGGCCCATCTCCTTCCTCGGGCTGCTCGCCGGATTCCTCGCCCGCGCGGTCGCCGGCCCCCGGCTGAGCGCCCGCCTCCTGCTCTCCGGGCTGATCGGCGCCGGCGTGCTGACCACCGCGGACATCCTCGCTCGCGTCGTCTCCCGGCCGTTCGAGGCCCCCGTCTCCGTCATCGTCGCCCTCATCGGCGCCCCCGTCCTCATCGGCATCGTCCGCTCCCGCCAGTTCGCCGCCCTGGGGCTGACCGAGCCGGCGACGGAGGACGGCCCCGCGGGCGGCGGTCGTCCCACGGCGCTCCGTCGCCTCACGGCGCGGTGCCTCCCGGCACGGTTCCAGCCGGGGCGGTCCCTCCCGGCGCGCCGGGGGCGACCGGCCGCCACGGCGGCGGTCGTGAAGGCGTCCGGGGTGGAGGCGTCCGGGGCGGGGGCGCCTGGAGTCGAAGCGCCTGGAGCCGAGGCGAAGCCCGACGCTGCGGTACCGGGTCTGGTGACGCCCGTGGTTGGGGCGACGTCCTGTGTCGAGGCGCCCGGGACCGAGGCGTCTGGGACCGAGGCACTTGGAGGCGCGACACCCGGGGTTGGGGCGCGCGCTGTTCAGGCGTCCGGCGGTGCCGTGCCCGCTCGGGAGACGCCCGATGCCGTTCGACCGCCGGACAGCCTGCTGCTGCGGCGCGGCCCGCTGTCGCTCCTGGTGCCGCGCCGGGCCGCCGTCGCCGTGCTGATGCTGGCCGCGCTGCTCACCGCGACCGTGGTGCTCTCCGCGTACGCCGGCCAGAGCGATATGAGCGTGAGCCGGACGTTCCGGGCCGTCTTCGGCTACGGGGACCACTTCGACGTGCTGCTGGTGCAGGAGTTCCGGCTGGGGCGGATCGTGGCGGGGCTGGCGGCCGGAGCCGCCCTGGGGCTCGCGGGCTGCCTCACCCAGACCCTGGCCCGCAACCGGCTCGCCACCCCGGAACTGCTGGGCGTCAACGACGGCGCCACGGCGGCCGTCCTGCTGTCGGTCTCGCTCAGCGCGAGCGGGACCTTCGGCGCCTGGTGGGCGGGTCCGCTGGGCGCGCTGGCGGCCGTGCTCGTGGTCACCACCGTCTCCGGCGGACTCGGCCAGCGCGGCTACCGGGTGCTCGTGGTCGGCATGGCGATGTCGGCGCTCGCCTCGGCCGCCACCCAGGTCGTTCTCTCCCGCCGCTCCCTCAACTCGGCCAGCTCCCTCTACGTATGGACCTCCGGCAGCCTCAACGGCCGCGGCTACGGCGTCGCCGGGCCCGTCCTCATCGGGCTCGCCGTGCTCGTGCCGCTCACCCTGGCGGTCGCGCGCAACCTGGGCGTGCTGCGGTTCGACGACGCCACCTCCGCCTCCCTCGGCGTCAACCCGGGCCGCACCCGCACCATCTGTCTCGCCCTGGCCGTCGCGCTCGCCGGCCTGGCCGTCGGCATCTGCGGTCCGGTCGGGTTCGTCGCCCTGGCCTCGCCCGTGATCGCCTCGCGGTTGGCCGGCCCGCTTCGGGTGCCGGTCATCGGCTCGATGCTGGTCGGCGCCACGCTCGTGGTGCTCGCCGACACCCTGGGCCGGATCGCGTTCGACGGGGTGGAGATCCCGGTGGGCGTGGTCACGACCGTACTGGGCGGACCGTTCCTGCTGTGGGTGCTCCTCGGCCGCTCCGCCGCCACCCGCGTCTGA
- a CDS encoding DHA2 family efflux MFS transporter permease subunit produces MRPRTVVVLVYTAAMCMNGLDSTIVNPALFTIAGDLDQPVSAANTVETAFLVALAVALPVAGWLGDRYGTKRVFLGALAAFTAASAACGLAQDLTTLVGARAVQGLAGGLLTPVGMTLLFRAVPPHERISLSKVLIVPTALMPALGPPLGGFLTEHLSWHWLFFVNVPIGLAAVVLGAVGLREHVEGTAGPFDRTGFWLATPALGLLTYALGFGPSRGWTQPGVAACGLLGVALLSAAAVHQWRVPEPLLRVRLLADRVFGAATALALLTSAGLMGVLFVFPLLYQAALGASALDAGLSVFPEAVGLMLASQVVDRLLPRLGPRRLAVPALLLAAGVFAALAAPGVAEQAWTVRALMFAVGLVLGTAVLTVQIAGFADVSPADTGQAMGLFTIVRTLGGAFGIAACAAVIGGHGDGAVDPGPFRTAIWVTAGLVALGALAALRLPVAAPEPPPFEDEGEGASADEGAEEGGRPVEARSPAAAHGLGEPDGPDEADGPGNGGGPPEHTSVTSA; encoded by the coding sequence ATGAGACCGCGCACCGTCGTCGTCCTCGTCTACACGGCCGCGATGTGCATGAACGGCCTGGACTCGACGATCGTCAATCCGGCGCTGTTCACCATCGCCGGCGACCTGGACCAGCCGGTCTCGGCCGCCAACACGGTCGAGACGGCGTTCCTCGTCGCCCTCGCGGTGGCGCTGCCGGTCGCCGGCTGGCTCGGCGACCGGTACGGCACCAAGCGGGTCTTCCTCGGCGCGCTGGCGGCCTTCACCGCGGCCTCCGCGGCCTGCGGGCTGGCCCAGGACCTGACCACCCTGGTGGGGGCGCGCGCCGTGCAGGGGCTGGCGGGCGGGCTGCTCACCCCGGTGGGCATGACGCTGCTGTTCCGGGCCGTGCCGCCGCACGAGCGGATCTCGCTGTCCAAGGTGCTGATCGTGCCGACGGCGTTGATGCCGGCACTCGGCCCGCCGCTCGGCGGCTTCCTCACCGAACACCTCTCCTGGCACTGGCTGTTCTTCGTCAACGTGCCGATCGGACTGGCCGCGGTGGTCCTGGGCGCGGTGGGGCTGCGCGAGCACGTGGAGGGGACCGCCGGCCCGTTCGACCGGACCGGCTTCTGGCTGGCCACCCCGGCGCTCGGGCTGCTCACCTACGCCCTCGGGTTCGGCCCGTCGCGAGGCTGGACGCAGCCGGGCGTGGCGGCCTGCGGCCTCCTCGGCGTCGCGCTGCTGAGCGCGGCCGCCGTCCACCAGTGGCGGGTGCCGGAGCCGCTGCTGCGGGTACGGCTGCTGGCGGACCGGGTGTTCGGCGCGGCGACGGCCCTGGCGCTGCTCACCTCGGCCGGGCTGATGGGTGTGCTCTTCGTCTTCCCGCTGCTGTACCAGGCGGCGCTGGGGGCGTCGGCGCTCGACGCCGGACTGAGCGTCTTCCCGGAGGCCGTCGGGCTGATGCTGGCCTCCCAGGTGGTGGACCGGCTGCTGCCCCGGCTGGGCCCGCGCCGGCTGGCCGTGCCCGCCCTGCTGCTGGCGGCCGGCGTCTTCGCCGCGCTGGCCGCCCCCGGGGTGGCGGAGCAAGCGTGGACCGTGCGGGCGTTGATGTTCGCCGTGGGCCTGGTGCTGGGCACGGCGGTGCTCACGGTGCAGATCGCCGGATTCGCCGACGTCTCGCCAGCCGACACCGGTCAGGCGATGGGCCTGTTCACCATCGTCCGCACGCTGGGCGGGGCGTTCGGCATCGCCGCCTGCGCCGCCGTGATCGGCGGGCACGGGGACGGCGCCGTCGACCCGGGCCCCTTCCGTACGGCGATCTGGGTCACCGCCGGCCTGGTCGCGCTGGGCGCGCTCGCGGCGCTGCGGCTGCCCGTCGCCGCGCCGGAGCCGCCGCCCTTCGAGGATGAGGGCGAGGGCGCGAGCGCGGACGAGGGCGCGGAGGAGGGCGGGAGGCCGGTCGAGGCGCGCAGCCCGGCCGCGGCACACGGCTTGGGAGAACCAGACGGTCCAGACGAGGCAGACGGTCCGGGGAACGGCGGTGGGCCGCCCGAGCACACGTCGGTGACGTCCGCCTGA
- a CDS encoding phosphopantetheine-binding protein, with protein MTLTLEQLRADVADVLGEEPADIPDDENLVDYGLDSVRLMTLVERWRRDHGVTVDLADLMERPALEEWGRLLGAAG; from the coding sequence ATGACGCTCACCCTGGAGCAACTGCGCGCCGACGTCGCCGACGTGCTGGGCGAGGAGCCCGCCGACATCCCCGACGACGAGAACCTCGTCGACTACGGCCTGGACTCGGTGCGGTTGATGACCCTCGTGGAGCGCTGGCGCCGCGACCACGGCGTCACGGTCGACCTCGCCGACCTGATGGAGCGGCCGGCGCTGGAGGAGTGGGGTCGGCTGCTGGGGGCCGCTGGATGA